One Carya illinoinensis cultivar Pawnee chromosome 5, C.illinoinensisPawnee_v1, whole genome shotgun sequence genomic window, tatatatatatattcttttataactgATTTAGTCCCATAATTAATGAGTAGTCACACACAGACTTGGGTTTGGTTGACCGGGAAAAGGCCAATCTTCTATTTTACTAACTAATTTGTGTATCTGTATTTGCCTGTCAAGATTAGGCTGAGACTAGGCCCAGTTCTCATTCACCCGTCCCAAGTCTTCTTCCATGATTGGGCCCTATCAAACTTCTCCAGGCCCAGTAAATATTCACTCTCTCTCCCGAGCTTGACGCACCTTTCATTCCCGTCACTTTCGCGGGAAAATCCCTCTCCATGAATTTTCCGTACAAGTCCCTTCCTTTTCTCCAGAAACCGAAAACCCCTTAATCCTTATCAGATAAGTCGTGCCAGCACTCTTCTCTTTCCCACAACCAATCGCATTCAGCTATCTTTCCTGGCCTCCATGTACGGTCGAAAGGGTTGTATTCATTTCGTGGGTATTGGAGGTTGTGGGTTGTCTGTGTTAGCCATGCTTACACTCAAACAAGTAAACACTAATGTTATGGTTGCTAAGAATGTAGATAATAGAGCACGAAAAAACaaacagaaaggaaaaagaatttcGTTCCCATCATCATATAGtgggaagaaaaaaaggaacCTCTGTTCTCATATCCTAGGAAACAAAATTTGTCATTACATTTTAATGAAGCTTGAGTTTGGTAGACCCATGTTGATTGGGTCTAATTGTGTTGCTGGTTATGAATGTCATTATTACAAGTTATAGATGTTATGGTGCGAATTGGTTATAGGGTTTCGAGGATAGTGGCTCAGATATCTTATGGAGCAGTTACATGGATGCCCTAGACCTTGGTGCTCGAATCGGTCATTCAGTGTCGAATTTGCTCtgttttttaaaggaaaatttccTTTGAATCAACTAGGTCCAACTGTCTGCTTCACTAGGCAGTTGAAGGTCTTTGATAACTATAAGTATATAGGCAGTTGATGGTGTAATGTTTGATTTACGAGATATAATTTTGTGAGTTACTCTACTTGATTTCTTTTAACTCTGTGGCACTACAGATACAAGTGTTTGTTGGCTGCCAAGGCCAACAGGGTGCTATAATCTTATTGCTGTTAGTGGCAGTCTTGGTAGGTGTAGTATAAACTATCGTTTCATTCTAGCAGCGATTCATACAGACTCCTCTAAAATTGTGATACCAATCCATGATTTGCTAGGGAATTGATTTCGgctatcaaaataataaatggtAGGGTTtgagttattaatataataaaattcaaataattttcatgTTTAGCATTTGGGTTATCTATATAAGGAGCCCTATGCTTTGCAATGTGATCACGAAGGAATTCTCATCTAACATTTCATCTTGTATGAAATTGGAGGATCGGCTCCCTCGAAGTAACCACCATTTTCCTTATCATATTTAGGTCCGAAACCACATTGATGTTCTGGCTCTGGTTTTAGGTATCAGCCACGGCTTTGAATAGTTTTCATTTGATCTATCTACAGTATAATAGATGTAGCATTGCTTAGTTGTTTATTTGTGGATCTAGAACCATAGGGCATAGATCACTTTTATTACTGAATTGACCAAGGTATAAAGATTAGGTACTAATATTCTTATTGGAGACCAGCATTGCGATTATGAAAGCTTTGGGAGTGTTATTATGGGTTTACACgtatcttttttatatttttggggtAATTTTACTCATGCGTCACTAGAATTTTGAAGGTTAAAGTTGAACCAATTGAGTTCTTCAGATTGAAACTTTTCTGACTCAATTGAGTGCTAGTTGTAGCTTGCTTGCGCTTACAACGCTATTCTTTCATGTTGCAAATAAGTTGGGGCGGTGCAACTTGCATATTTCTTTTGCTTCATGAGACTACTTCAGATAGTGAAATCTCTTTTGCAGTAAATCAAGCCGGCTTGTTTTGTTTTCTATCCTATGTAGTAAGCAACCATTGCCTAATTCAGGGAAGAGTACAACAGCAAGTATGCTGGCTTATGTTTTAAAAGCAATGGGTGACGATCTTACAGCTGTAGTAGGAGCGGAGCGCACGTGCCACAGGTATCCTTGTACTTTGAGCAGCTAGGCAGAAATGTTGAGTTTTATGAATGCAGTATATTAtgtaaaggattttttttttttttttttttgttttagtcgTTTGCTCAGAGTAATTCCCTTAATGATTTCACCTCTTCACGAACTCTACAAACATTTGCGCATGGGTCCATTACTCAGTTGGCTCCTTTTATGTAGTTAATACATCTCTCTTAAATTCagcaaacccaaaaaaaaaaaaaaaaaatgaagtagaAAGAAAATCAGCAAAAATAATACATTTCTCTTGAAATCGATGGATGTCGGAAACAATTGAAGTTATCCTTTTGTAGTTTTCAGAAGGAAATATTATTTCAGGTAGTGGTCAGAATTTTATGCTGGAGGTACCCTTTTCACTTGATTTTCACTGTGGTTCAATTTGATTGGTTATTATATGAGCATTCGACAGTGCAAATGATAATGTTAATTCCAATAGGTTATTACAACGTGtggtattttctttatttttagaaCTGGATCTCACTCCACATTTATGTGGAGACTGCAGATGCTGGCAGCTtagtttcattgttttcttctatttatttgtttttttaatggagTATTTCACCTTTATTCTCATGCACTTCATGTCCTGGGTAGGCTGATGAATATGATGGTTGTTTTTTGGGATTATCACCTTACATGACTCTGGTAACTAATCTGGATTGTGAGCATCTTGATATCTTTAAAGATGAGGTGCGTTGATGCATAACCTTTTCAAGTATGGAACTCACGTTGTGAGATTGTATATTCATCTGCTAGCTTTAGACTGTATCATAACCTTCCTAGCTCTTGGTTCTGTGATTGCCCTATCTAGAACTTGCAAAGAATCTTTAAGACTTATCCACCTTGGTACCCATCATTTACTCGCTAGTTAAGTTAAATCTACCTTCAGGATGTTCCTGAAactaattaagtttttttttttttttttttttcagtaagTCCTGAAACTACTTAAGTTGGGGTGGGTAGACATCTCATAATATCTGGGGACGGGTATCCATCACCCACTAGTCGCACTATTTCTCCTTCTTCATGTATATTCTTGTGTTGTATGTAATGGGGCATCTCCAGGGGTGTACGGAAAACCAAGGGTTGctcattatttttctaattttgagagCGAAAGCAAGCATCAAATCAAGATAGTTCCTTGTTTATATAATTTACTTCTTGTTTAAATAATTTACTTCGCTTCGCATGTGTTTcacaactttcaactttcactCATCATACAAGACACCTATTCCAATTCCCTATGGATTAACCATTCAATCCCTGAAGCAGCATTCCATGTCTTTCACTCTCATCATATAAGATACCTATTCAAGTTCCCTTTGGATCTAACTATTTCTGAGTTTACAGTGCCCATCTCTTTGGtctaaataataagaaaacatTTGGTGAATGGGGCTCCACTCATGCAAATTTCCATATTTATTTAGATTCAGAAATACAAATCCCATTCCCAATTGAACTGCTTAGCCTTAATTACTCTGTTGAAGATGGCTGAAAAAGTTATCAAAGAAGAGGACAAGAGACAAATATTAACCAACAAACAAAACTATAAACAATGCAAATTCATGGTAGCTGATGTtttgaaaagtaataaaatcaCATAGATGCATAGATCTGAACTTCAGCTGTAGCTAGGAGTCATAAGACACTGAACGGTGACAGAAGTTTGCATTTCACACAAATCTTATGTACAGAAAATAAACAAGGAATAAAAGCTGGTGGCATgtcttttatataaaagattgaGCACACCAAAGTCCagcaaagaaaattttaaaacgaaTACTGATAGTCACTTCACAAAAATCTAATGCATTCGATGTACATTCTAGTTCATCAGCTCAACTTAGTAACTTACATTGTTGCTTCATATGGATGGTATTAGTCTCTGGTTGTGATATCACCCTTTTTCAAAGATAAGGGCATGGTCGCCCGCAATGCATTGACACCCCTTGCTATTTTAACCTATTTAGGACATGGACTAGAAACTCAAATTTTACACCTCAGTGACATTGGAAAGGTAGCTCCTCACACGTTTCCTCTTATTCACATGCTGCAAGAGCCTGCAACCCCATTGCTGTTTAAGAAGTTCCTGAACCTTGTTCGTAGGAAATTCTCGGACACTAAAGTCCAGGTGCATGTTCTTTGCTAAATCATAGAATACAAGCAACTTCATTAGACTATTCCTTTGATGCAATGTCCGTTCCAAATCTGGAGCTATGTGATAATCAATACAGGATAAACACTTGTGGAATTTCGGATCTAAATGATTGGCATTCATCATCAATTCATTCCAACTTTCATGGTGACTACAcaggttttaattttaattgtaaatctCTGGTTGCCTATGCTGTGGAGCGAACCAATTTATACAAAGTGAAAGTACACATGTATTGTAATTGTATTGGCCTTTGGAAATGAATATCCAATGTTTTGACACAAAGTTTGGCATGTAATTTAACACTCTTGAGTATTGACCCATGTCAACAGAGGTATATAATTGGTGTATCCGTTGTTTCATGATAATTTATTAATCCGTCAGAAACTTATGCATCACATAAAATCCAAGTTTTACATgaccaaataataaatatggaATCAGAGGATACACCATACGGTTACAATTGATGATACCCCAAAATTAGGCATAAATTCCCCCATTTCAAAGCGATCACAAGACAATACAGAAAATTCATCCTTGACAAGGCATGTTTTCATACTGAAAGCTCCAACTACAAGTCAACAGATCTTAagtaaaaattacaaacacaacTCCTAAAACCAACACGACATTACTAGAAATCTAACAAtcatagataatcaaaataaagaaagagaacaaCTTTACCGATCCCACTGTACACGGCTAGTTCTCACTTTCCCAAACTCCTGAAACAATTACCTGTTTCaagcaaaatatttataagCTCAAACTTCAGAAACGGATTTGATATCTACCTtccaaaaaaggagaaaaagccGCGCTTCTTTGGCTCCTCCTCCACCATCACAGCTTTCATGCTATCCTGCTCAACAAGCCTCCAAGCCGCCTGCTCGAAAGCCAATCCAGCCAATGTGGGTGGCTTATTCAATACAAGCGGGTACCCTCTATTGGTGCTCCTTATAACCTCCGAGTCCTCCGGAATGACCCCCAACAATGCCAAACCCAACATCTCCTGCACATCAAGCACTGACATCATGTCCTCGCCTTTGATCATATCGGTTCGAACCCGATTCACTATCATCTTTATGTCCCTAATTCCATCGCATTCCAACAGCCCCGTGACCCTATCGGCGTCTCGCAGGCTCGTAATGTCCGGCGTGGTAACGAGGACAGCCTCATTGGCCGGAGTGATGGCGGTTATAAACCCAGCATCGATGCCGGCAGGACAATCAATGAGAATGAAATCAGGGGAGCCCTCTTGGCGAGCTTTCAAGGCGTCCACGAGCCAAACCAAGGCCTTTCCGCCAAAACCAATGGGAAGTTTGGAGCGGGGCTTGGAAATGCAGAGAAGTTCGAAGTTGGACCAGCGCTTGTCTCGGACGAGGGCCTGGTCGAGGCGGCAATCTCCGTTGAGGACCTCTATGACGGTGTAGT contains:
- the LOC122311156 gene encoding putative septum site-determining protein minD homolog, chloroplastic — its product is MLSLSPTTTPKPSGLFYFTVPSTIPLHPKTLKTPTKRTHRPFSGTPRTLLQYNRKPQLSGETPRVVVITSGKGGVGKTTTTANVGLSLARLGFSVVAIDADVGLRNLDLLLGLENRVNYTVIEVLNGDCRLDQALVRDKRWSNFELLCISKPRSKLPIGFGGKALVWLVDALKARQEGSPDFILIDCPAGIDAGFITAITPANEAVLVTTPDITSLRDADRVTGLLECDGIRDIKMIVNRVRTDMIKGEDMMSVLDVQEMLGLALLGVIPEDSEVIRSTNRGYPLVLNKPPTLAGLAFEQAAWRLVEQDSMKAVMVEEEPKKRGFFSFFGR